One region of Wyeomyia smithii strain HCP4-BCI-WySm-NY-G18 chromosome 3, ASM2978416v1, whole genome shotgun sequence genomic DNA includes:
- the LOC129727066 gene encoding D-2-hydroxyglutarate dehydrogenase, mitochondrial, whose amino-acid sequence MYLRSLFSTTGKQLSHRTASQTSWLRQFASGHREIPALTKERYPSIKRGQFSEVSDSDVAQFESILGGSNRVLTQPEEIQGYNIDYLGSVRGFSRVVLKPKSTDEVSEILRYCNERKLAVCPQGGNTGLVGGSVPVFDEIVISLQLMDKIERIDEYSGILVCQSGCVLETLEQKAAEKGLVMPLDLGAKGSCHIGGNVSTNAGGLRLVRYGNLHGSVLGVEAVTADGRIMDLMSNFKKDNTGYHLKHLFIGSEGTLGVITRLSIFCPTASKSVNVAFLGLENYESVKNTFLAAKQGLGEILSSCEMIDALSLESSTYHFNLQSPIDKYPFYMLIETSGSNMNHDEEKLTNFLTSAMEKGLVIDGTVTNEPTKMRNIWKLRELIADSLINDGYCFKYDISLPLDNFYDIVLAVRERVGPLATKVTGYGHIGDSNLHLNVSCSKYGTEIHKLLEPYVYEYTSNVRGSVSAEHGIGFLKTKYLKYSKRPESLALMHQLKQLMDPNGILNPYKVLPQV is encoded by the exons ATGTATCTTCGTTCACTTTTCTCGACAACCGGCAAACAACTTTCCCATCGCACCGCCAGTCAAACTTCGTGGCTTCGACAGTTTGCTTCCGGTCATCGCGAAATCCCTGCCCTAACAAAGGAACGCTACCCATCGATAAAACGCGGCCAGTTTTCGGAAGTGTCCGACAGTGATGTAGCACAGTTCGAGTCGATTCTTGGTGGCAGTAATCGAGTGTTGACTCAACCCGAAGAAATACAGGGCTACAATATCGACTATTTGGGAAGTGTTCGTGGTTTCAGTAGAGTTGTTCTAAAGCCGAAAAGTACCGATGAGGTGTCCGAAATATTACGGTATTGTAACGAGCGGAAGTTGGCGGTGTGTCCACAAGGGGGGAACACCGGTTTAGTTGGAGGATCGGTCCCGGTGTTCGATGAGATCGTCATATCGCTCCAGTTGATGGATAAAATTGAACGAATTGATGAGTATTCCGGCATCCTGGTATGTCAATCTGGATGTGTTCTGGAAACTTTGGAACAGAAAGCTGCCGAGAAGGGACTGGTGATGCCGCTGGACCTCGGAGCGAAGGGATCCTGCCACATCGGAGGTAATGTGTCAACCAATGCCGGAGGTTTGAGGTTGGTTCGATACGGCAATCTTCATGGTTCGGTGTTGGGAGTCGAAGCG GTCACGGCTGACGGACGCATAATGGATTTAATGTCCAACTTCAAAAAGGACAACACTGGCTATCATCTGAAGCACTTGTTCATAGGATCAGAAGGTACTCTAGGTGTAATCACTCGTCTGAGTATATTCTGTCCTACAGCTTCCAAATCGGTCAATGTAGCGTTTTTGGGATTAGAGAATTACGAATCAGTGAAGAACACTTTCCTTGCTGCCAAACAAGGACTTGGTGAAATTTTGTCCTCCTGTGAAATGATTGATGCTCTTTCGTTAGAGAGCAGTACCTATCATTTCAATCTGCA GTCACCAATCGACAAGTACCCATTTTACATGTTGATCGAAACATCCGGAAGCAACATGAACCACGACGAGGAAAAGCTCACCAATTTCTTGACAAGTGCGATGGAAAAAGGGTTAGTTATTGACGGCACAGTTACCAACGAGCCTACCAAAATGAGA AACATCTGGAAACTCCGGGAACTGATAGCAGACAGCCTAATCAATGATGGGTACTGCTTTAAATATGACATATCCTTGCCACTGGACAATTTCTACGACATTGTGCTAGCCGTACGGGAAAGAGTTGGCCCACTAGCAACCAAGGTTACTGGTTACGGTCACATCGGTGATTCTAACCTGCATCTCAATGTGTCCTGTTCGAAGTATGGTACCGAGATTCACAAACTACTGGAGCCATATGTGTACGAGTACACATCGAACGTGCGGGGCAGTGTGAGCGCGGAACACGGCATTGGGTTCCTGAAAACCAAGTACCTCAAATATTCCAAACGGCCGGAATCGTTAGCTTTGATGCATCAGTTGAAGCAA